In Flavivirga abyssicola, the following are encoded in one genomic region:
- the gldD gene encoding gliding motility lipoprotein GldD — MILKPTFNFLLKTSLILGFFMLASCGGDYVPKPKGYLRLDYPRAKYIEAKVDVPFSFETNTLATKINSVSVEAATKSYGLNLEYPTLKGTIFLTYKAIENDEKNLASYLRDARKFTEKHMAKADEIPEYPYINEENKVYGSFVEVKGNVASPAQFYVTDSVNHFLTGSLYFYARPNYDSILPAANYLQKDIRHLMETIQWK, encoded by the coding sequence ATGATTTTAAAGCCGACTTTCAATTTTTTATTAAAAACATCCTTAATATTGGGATTTTTTATGTTAGCGTCTTGTGGTGGAGATTATGTACCCAAACCAAAGGGATATTTAAGATTAGACTACCCCAGAGCAAAATATATAGAAGCTAAAGTAGATGTGCCTTTTTCGTTTGAAACAAATACATTGGCGACCAAGATTAATTCAGTAAGTGTTGAAGCTGCAACAAAAAGCTATGGATTAAATTTGGAATACCCAACCTTAAAAGGAACCATTTTTTTAACCTATAAGGCTATTGAAAATGATGAAAAAAACTTAGCAAGTTATTTAAGGGATGCCAGAAAATTTACAGAAAAACATATGGCGAAAGCAGATGAAATTCCTGAGTATCCATATATTAACGAAGAAAACAAAGTCTATGGAAGCTTTGTTGAAGTTAAAGGGAATGTAGCATCTCCTGCTCAGTTTTATGTAACCGATAGCGTTAATCACTTTTTAACAGGTTCCTTGTATTTTTATGCAAGGCCTAATTACGATTCTATTTTGCCTGCTGCCAATTACTTGCAAAAAGATATTAGGCATCTTATGGAA
- a CDS encoding gliding motility-associated protein GldE yields MDPDPSSFKPLFITIDFSVVTGFVLLFLLLVCSALISGAEVALFSLNRKDIDDGLEENSKRIQIISKLLKRPKKLLATILVANNFINIGIVILFAFLGDFMFSNITNPLIKFTVEVIVITFLILLFGEILPKIYASRNNLKFASFMAYPLRILDAILSPISLPMRGVTLAIHNKLGKQKSNLSVDQLSQALELTSEEDTTKEEHKILQGIVSFGNTDTKQVMRPRIDIFALNIEQKYAEIIPEIISNGYSRIPVYEDNVDTIKGILYVKDLLPYIDRKQFDWASLIREPFFVPENKKLDDLMAEFQEKKVHLAVVVDEYGGTSGLISLEDIIEEIVGDISDEFDDEDLMYSKLDDNNFVFEGKTALKDFYKIIKAEDDTIFEDNKGEAETIAGFVLEISGSFPKLNSKINFKNYVFTIEALDKKRIKLVKFTIT; encoded by the coding sequence TTGGATCCTGATCCCTCGAGTTTTAAACCTTTATTCATTACAATTGATTTTTCAGTTGTCACTGGTTTTGTATTACTGTTTTTACTTTTAGTTTGCTCTGCGCTTATTTCTGGAGCAGAAGTAGCTTTATTTTCCCTTAATAGAAAAGATATCGATGACGGTTTAGAAGAGAACTCTAAACGCATTCAAATTATATCAAAATTATTAAAACGTCCTAAAAAATTATTGGCTACTATACTAGTAGCCAATAATTTCATAAATATTGGTATTGTTATTTTGTTTGCCTTCTTAGGGGATTTTATGTTTAGTAATATTACTAATCCACTAATTAAATTTACAGTAGAGGTTATTGTAATTACATTTTTAATTTTATTATTTGGTGAAATTTTACCTAAAATTTATGCGAGTAGAAATAATTTAAAGTTTGCTTCTTTTATGGCGTACCCGTTACGAATTTTAGATGCTATTTTATCACCAATAAGTTTACCAATGCGAGGAGTAACCTTGGCGATTCATAATAAACTAGGAAAGCAAAAATCTAATTTAAGTGTAGATCAACTTTCGCAAGCTTTAGAATTAACAAGTGAAGAAGATACAACTAAAGAAGAGCACAAGATTTTACAAGGTATTGTATCCTTTGGTAATACAGATACAAAACAGGTTATGCGTCCTCGAATTGATATTTTTGCATTAAATATAGAGCAAAAGTATGCTGAGATAATTCCCGAAATAATTTCAAATGGTTATTCCAGAATCCCAGTTTATGAGGATAACGTAGACACTATAAAAGGTATTCTTTATGTCAAGGATTTATTGCCTTATATAGATAGAAAACAGTTTGATTGGGCTAGCTTAATACGAGAACCTTTCTTTGTTCCAGAAAATAAGAAATTAGATGATTTAATGGCTGAATTCCAGGAGAAAAAAGTCCATCTGGCAGTTGTGGTAGATGAATATGGAGGTACATCGGGTTTGATTTCTTTAGAAGATATTATTGAAGAAATTGTAGGAGATATAAGTGATGAGTTTGATGATGAAGACTTGATGTATTCTAAGCTGGATGATAATAATTTTGTTTTCGAGGGAAAGACGGCTTTAAAAGATTTCTATAAAATCATTAAGGCTGAAGATGATACTATTTTTGAAGATAATAAAGGAGAAGCAGAAACCATTGCTGGTTTTGTACTGGAAATTTCTGGAAGCTTTCCGAAATTAAATAGCAAAATAAATTTTAAAAATTACGTTTTCACAATAGAAGCTTTGGATAAAAAGAGAATTAAACTTGTGAAATTCACAATAACTTGA
- a CDS encoding single-stranded DNA-binding protein: protein MSGTLNKVMLIGHLGDEVKMHYFEGGGCVGRFPLATNETYTNKQTNERVTNTEWHNIVVRNKGAEICEKYLSKGDKVYIEGRLKTRKWQDDSGNERYSTEIQCNDFTFLSTKKESENNAAAASKSMAQKPVENEPSTNKPVGEENDDLPF, encoded by the coding sequence ATGTCTGGAACATTAAATAAAGTCATGCTAATTGGGCATTTAGGAGATGAAGTAAAAATGCATTATTTTGAAGGCGGTGGTTGTGTTGGTCGGTTTCCTTTAGCTACAAACGAAACATATACGAATAAGCAAACTAACGAGCGGGTTACAAATACAGAGTGGCACAATATTGTTGTTAGAAATAAAGGCGCTGAGATTTGCGAAAAATATTTGAGTAAAGGTGATAAGGTTTATATAGAAGGTAGGTTGAAAACGAGAAAATGGCAGGATGATAGCGGCAATGAGAGATACTCTACCGAAATACAATGTAATGATTTTACATTCCTTTCAACCAAAAAGGAGAGTGAGAATAACGCAGCCGCTGCGAGCAAATCAATGGCTCAAAAACCTGTTGAAAATGAACCGTCAACTAACAAACCCGTAGGGGAAGAAAATGATGATCTTCCATTTTAA
- the mutY gene encoding A/G-specific adenine glycosylase, with product MIFSEILIHWYSNNKRELPWRQTKDPYYIWLSEIILQQTQVKQGLPYYMSFTNTFPTVFDLAKADEEDVLKLWQGLGYYSRARNLHATAKYIADQLNGEFPDNYKDLLKLKGVGDYTASAIASICFNEVTAVVDGNVYRVLSRYFGIDTPINSSKGAKEFKALAQELIDKKNPAEFNQAIMEFGATQCKPKNPDCNICPYNKGCIAFNKKTINSLPVKIKSAKAKKKYFNFLVFISEDEKTVLEKREGKGIWQNLYQFPLIETNKNIDDKTLKTLIKAHGLIKGMPFELSLYNKDVVVHKLSHQHLYTKFWVVNVNKLLVEGIPINQIHNYAVPILIGNFIETFNF from the coding sequence ATGATATTTTCAGAAATTTTAATTCACTGGTATTCAAATAATAAGAGAGAGCTTCCTTGGAGGCAAACAAAAGATCCTTATTACATATGGTTGTCAGAAATTATCTTACAACAAACACAAGTTAAACAAGGGCTTCCATATTATATGTCATTTACCAATACATTTCCTACGGTTTTTGATCTTGCTAAAGCAGATGAAGAAGACGTACTTAAATTATGGCAAGGACTTGGGTATTACTCTAGGGCAAGGAATTTACACGCAACAGCCAAATACATTGCAGACCAATTAAATGGTGAGTTTCCTGATAATTATAAAGACTTATTAAAGCTAAAAGGTGTGGGGGATTATACGGCAAGTGCCATAGCATCTATTTGTTTTAATGAAGTTACTGCAGTTGTTGATGGTAACGTATATAGAGTCTTATCAAGGTATTTTGGAATTGATACACCTATAAATTCTTCGAAAGGAGCTAAGGAGTTTAAAGCACTGGCTCAGGAGTTAATCGATAAAAAAAATCCGGCAGAGTTTAATCAAGCCATTATGGAGTTTGGTGCTACACAGTGCAAGCCTAAAAATCCGGATTGTAATATTTGCCCTTATAATAAAGGATGTATTGCTTTCAATAAAAAAACCATAAATAGTTTACCTGTTAAAATTAAATCTGCAAAAGCGAAAAAGAAGTATTTCAATTTTTTGGTGTTTATTTCTGAAGATGAAAAGACCGTTTTGGAAAAGCGAGAAGGTAAGGGCATTTGGCAAAACTTATATCAATTCCCTCTTATTGAGACCAATAAGAATATTGATGATAAAACTTTAAAAACACTCATAAAGGCACATGGTTTAATTAAAGGTATGCCGTTTGAACTATCATTATATAATAAAGATGTTGTAGTACATAAATTATCCCATCAGCATTTGTATACTAAGTTTTGGGTTGTAAATGTAAATAAGCTTTTAGTAGAAGGCATTCCAATAAATCAAATACATAATTATGCAGTGCCCATTCTAATAGGGAATTTTATTGAAACTTTTAATTTTTAA